CGGACCTCGTCACTGGGGACTGTACCGCGGAGGACGGCCGCCCTCGGCGGCGCGGCGGGGGACGCGCGGGCCCGCTCACGGGCGTGTCGGACCTCGCCACGCTGCTCCTGTGACCCGTCGAACACGAGTCGAAGCGGCGTCCGGAGCGCCTCGGCCAGCCGGGGGAACGGCTTCAACGTGACTCCCCCGTCGTCCGGGTGGAGGACGCGATGATGCGGGCGCGATGAGGAAGCGGGGGTGGACGCGCGTGAGCAGCGACCGGGGCGCGCGCCGCTGCAGGTTGCCCTCGAGCTCCGGCAGCCCGACTCGCAGCAGTGAGCGCGGCGCGCGGGCGTCGCACTCGTGGTTCATCAGGAGGTGCAGGTGCGCGAGCAGGTCGGGGTGCAGCAGGTGCGCCTCGTCGAGGAGGGAGACGGGGCGCACCCGGTCGCGCCGCGGGTCCTGCACGTGCGGCTCGACGGCGAGGAAGAGGTTGGCCGCGGCCGAGGGCGGGTGCAGCACGCACGTCTGGCCCACGCCTGGCTCGCCGAGGTGCAGGACGCTCTGGCTCGGTGGCATCCAAGAGGCTGGTGGCGACCGTAACGACCCGCCCCCCGAGGTAGCCGGGCGGCACCTCGTACACGGTGCCGCCCAGGCTCAGGGTCGAGCCCGAGGTGCGACAGGGCCTCCCCGCGCATCCGGCGCCAGAAGCGCCCCAGCCTCCCGCGCTCCGCCGCGTCGTACGACTTCGCGTGCAGCAGGGGGATCCCGAGCCGCGCGCACGCGAGCTGCGGGACTGCGCTGCGGTAGGTCGCGCCGTGGTCCAGGTACAGGGCGTCGCGCTTGCCGTGCTCCGTCAGCGACTGCGCGAAGAGCTCGAGCAGGGTGTGCTCGCGCTCGTCGCTGGCGACCCGCGATGCGACGACGTAGCGCGACGCGTCGTCGAGCAGCGCCGGACGCGCCGGTGGCGCAGCGCGCGGCGGCGCTACGGCCTCAGCAGCGAGCCGAGCAGGTCGATGTTCCCGCCGACGCCGAAGGTGTAGGTGCCGAACCGCTTGGTCTGCCGTGGACCACCCGACTCCTGCGGCAGGCTGATGCGCGCGTGAGTCACGCCGAAGAGCAACGAGATGTGCGTGTTCGGGATGAGGGCGGCACCGAACGAGATGGTCGGCTCCACGCTGCGCCGCTCTGCCTCACCGTACCCCTCCGACGCGCGCCACGGTGGGCGGACGTCGGCATCGTACTTCAGCGGCATGCCCACGTAGAGGGCGAGGAGCGTCGGCCAGCATCGGCTCTCGTCCTCCGGTGTCCAGATGCTCCTGGCCTTGGCGGCGAGACGCGCCTCGGCCGCGCGGCGCTTGGCTTCGTCCTGGCTCTCGAGGTCCGCGCGGACGCAGTCGGGGAGCTGGGCCTTCGCGCGCTCCCGCGCGGCGGCGAGGGCGACGCTCAGCGCCGCGGCGTGATCGGCCTCCGAGAACCGCGAGGCGCAGTACGTCGCCTCGATGTCGCTGAGCGACCAGTAGGCAGGCACGACGGCGAAGTACGGCATCGTCCCGACCTCGAAGCTGCGCTGCTGGACACCGTCGGTGCCCACGTTCGACCGCGAGTGCCCGACGAGCGCGAAGCCGGCCGTCAGCCCGAACCGGATCAGCTTGCCCGTGCGCGCCTGGTCCACCTGCTGCTGCAGCTCCCGCTGCTTCGCGGCGGCGGCCTCGGCGCGCGCGGTGGCCTCCCTCGCCTTCGCCTCCGCCTCCCGGACCTTCGGGTCCTTGTCCGGCGGCGTCGCCTCGGGGACCGCGGGCGCGGCCGCAGCCCGGTGCGCCGCGCCGGCCACGGCGATCAGCAAGCTCAGTCCCAGCCCCGTGCTCACGCTTCGCTTCAGCATGTCGACCGAATCCTCCGGTGGGTGTGTATGCGCCCGCCGCCGTGCAGGCTCGGCCCCGAAGCGCGCCACACCGCATACTCGACCCCCGACGGAGTGGTCAAGTGGGGGGGTAGCCTTCGCGGCGGCGCCCCGCTCCCGCCCCCGTCCCCGTCCCCCCACCCGGAGCCGAGCGCCCGCTGGCCGGGGCCGCCGCCTCGCTTGGGGCGCCGGGCCGGCGGCGGGCGTCAGCGGCCGGGCACCTCGGTCCTCTTCGCGCGCCGGGCCTCGGCGGACCGCCCGGCCCCGCGGGCGCAATAGCTCTCGCCTTCGACGGCGATCACGTCGGCGTGGTGGACGACGCGATCGATGAGCGCGGTGGCGCAGGTGGCGCGGGGGAAGCTGGTGGGCCAGTCGCGGAGCGCGAGGCGGGTGGTCCGGACCAGGCTCCTCTGCTCGGAGCGGCGGCAGACGACCTGGAAGGGCCGACCGGGACCTCCTTGCTACGCGGGATCGGCGAGCCGCTGGAGCTGCGAGAGCAGGAGGCGAACGTGAAGCCGACACCTCCGACCACCGTGCCGGAGCCGACCGCCGCGAACGTGACGCTGACCCAGCTCCCCGTGCCCGAGTCGAAGGTGCCGCACCGCGAGCTCATCGGGCGAGAGACGACCTCGACCGACTCGGCCGACCTGGGCTGGCGAGTGCGCCAGGCCCAGAAGGGGCGCGTTGGGCCCGGGTCCGTCGAACGCCGCGCCACCGGCGAGAGCGCCGACCTCGAGGTGTTGCCGCTCCGCTCGACTGCCGCCGAGGTCGCGACCCTCGACGCGGGCTGCGGCGCCTGAACCTCGGGCTTCCCGAGATTTCGCCTCCCCGAGAACGGGCGCCGTGTGGCATGTAAGGGCGACCGATGCCGCTCGTGTACCTGCCCGACGTCGAGTGCCTGTTCCTCTGGGGCACCGAACCCTCGCCGCGCCTGCTGCCGACGCTGGGCGATGGCGGCGAGCCCTGGCATGCGAAGCTCGTCGCCCCCGAAGGCCTCCGCGGCACCTCCGGCTTCAAGCTACCGCTGTTCGACACCATGGCCAGGCTCGCGGTCGTGCCGGCCGCCGACCTCGAGAGCCTGCCCGGTTCGGTGGCCACGTGGGCCTTGGCCAGCAAGCTCGCGATGGATCTCGCCGCCCGCGAGCGAGTGGTGCCGACGATCTCGCGGCGTGGGGGACGCGTCGAGGCGCGCTGGGCCGCAGCCCTTGCGGGTAGTGAGGATGCGGCGAAGGTCGCGGCGATCGCCGCGAGCATGCCCCCTGCGGCGCACGCGGTCGCGGCAGCCGGCGATCGTTCGGGCGCCGTGTGGGCGCCGGATGCGCTCGTGCGCGCGTACCTGGATGCCGTCGTCGACGCGCTGGTGCGAACCGCACGCGGCGGACCGTCGCTCGGCGGCTCGCGGGCGCCGGGGCGCGGTTCGACGCCCGGCTCACGTGCGAAGACAGCGCGAGCGGCGCCCGATGCCTGGCCCGATCGCTGGCGCACCGCGCTCGGCGGCGATCAGCGCAGCTTCGAGACCGACGGGTTCGCGGAGCGCTCCGTGGTGGACGAGCTGGCGCGCTGGAGCGAGCCGGCCCTCGGCGCACGTGACCGCCTTCGCGCATGCTTTCGCCTCGAGTTGCCGGTGGACGACGGCGAGCCGTTCGTGCTGCGCTTCCTGCTCCAGTCGCCCGACGATCCGAGCCTGCTCGTTCCTGCCTCGGACGTATGGAAGACGAAGGGACGCAGCCTCGAGAAGCTCGGGCGCGCGTTTCGCGATCCGCAAGAGGCTCTGCTCGAGGCGCTCGGACGTGCGTCGCGGCTCTTTCCTGCGCTCGCGGGATCGCTGGAGGAAGCGCGCCCCGAGGCCGTCGAGCTCGATCCGGCCACTGCGTGGACGTTCCTTGGCTACGGCGCTGCCCTGCTCGCGGACGCGGGCTTCGGCGTCATCGTGCCGGGCGAGCTCACGGCAGCCGGCCAGCGGCGCCTCCGGCTGCGCATGCGCGTCGGCGGCAGCGGCAAGAAGGTCGCCGGTGTCGTCACCGGAGCGGCCGGGCTCGCGCTCGACGAGCTGCTTGCCGTGGACTGGGAAGCGGTCATCGGTGACGAACCTTTGACGGCGAGAGAGCTCGCCGCGCTCGCGAAGCAGAAGGCGCCTCTCGTCCGGTTTCGGGGTGCGTGGGTCGCGATCGATCCGCGCGAGCTCGGCGATATCCAGAGACGCCTGGCCAGTGGCGCGTCGAAGCTCAGCGCGCGCGAGGCGATGCAGGCCGTGCTCGCGGGCGAGGCGCGACAGGGTGGGATGTCGATCGCGGTCGCCGCGTCGGGTGCCGTGGCTGAGCTGGTGGAGCGGCTTCGAAACGGTGGAGCCAAGGAGCTCGGCGCACCCAAGGCGTTGAAGGCGACGCTTCGTCCGTATCAAGCGCGCGGGCTCAACTGGCTCGTCACCATGGGCGCGCTCGGACTCGGTGCCTGCCTCGCCGACGACATGGGCCTCGGCAAGACGATGCAGCTCCTCGCGTTCCTCCTGCGCCGGAAGGACGACGCGCATCGTGATGGGAGGCCGGCGCTGCTCATCGCTCCGACCTCGGTGGTCGGAAACTGGGAACGAGAGATCGAGCGCTTCGCGCCGTCACTCGACGTGGTCCGTCACTACGGCGCATCGCGGGCGAAGTCGGCGAGCGAGTTCCCGAAGCAGCCCGGCACGCTGGTCGTGACCACGTATGGCCTCTTGCGCCGCGATGCCGAGCTGCTGTCGGGGATCGACTGGTCCGTGGCTGCGCTCGACGAGGCGCAGAACATCAAGAACGCCTCCTCCGCGACCGCGCGCGCCGCCCGTGCTCTGCGGGCGAGCCACCGCTTCGCGCTCACCGGCACGCCCGTCGAGAACCGGCTCGCGGAGCTGTGGTCGATCCTCGATTTCGCCAACCCCGGCCTGCTCGGCCCGCTCGAGGCGTTCCGCAGGGACTTCGCGCTGCCCATCGAGCGCTACGGCAACGACCAGGCGGCCGCGCGCCTCCGCCGCATCGTCGGGCCATTCATCCTGCGCCGCCTCAAGAGTGACCCGACCATCATCCAGGACCTGCCGCAGAAGCACGAGATGAAGGTCGTCTGCACGCTCACGCGCGAGCAGGCCACGCTCTACAAGGCGGTGGTCGACGAGGAGCTGCGGCGCATCGAGTCCT
This sequence is a window from Deltaproteobacteria bacterium. Protein-coding genes within it:
- a CDS encoding ATP-binding protein, giving the protein MVRTTRLALRDWPTSFPRATCATALIDRVVHHADVIAVEGESYCARGAGRSAEARRAKRTEVPGR
- a CDS encoding DEAD/DEAH box helicase, encoding MPLVYLPDVECLFLWGTEPSPRLLPTLGDGGEPWHAKLVAPEGLRGTSGFKLPLFDTMARLAVVPAADLESLPGSVATWALASKLAMDLAARERVVPTISRRGGRVEARWAAALAGSEDAAKVAAIAASMPPAAHAVAAAGDRSGAVWAPDALVRAYLDAVVDALVRTARGGPSLGGSRAPGRGSTPGSRAKTARAAPDAWPDRWRTALGGDQRSFETDGFAERSVVDELARWSEPALGARDRLRACFRLELPVDDGEPFVLRFLLQSPDDPSLLVPASDVWKTKGRSLEKLGRAFRDPQEALLEALGRASRLFPALAGSLEEARPEAVELDPATAWTFLGYGAALLADAGFGVIVPGELTAAGQRRLRLRMRVGGSGKKVAGVVTGAAGLALDELLAVDWEAVIGDEPLTARELAALAKQKAPLVRFRGAWVAIDPRELGDIQRRLASGASKLSAREAMQAVLAGEARQGGMSIAVAASGAVAELVERLRNGGAKELGAPKALKATLRPYQARGLNWLVTMGALGLGACLADDMGLGKTMQLLAFLLRRKDDAHRDGRPALLIAPTSVVGNWEREIERFAPSLDVVRHYGASRAKSASEFPKQPGTLVVTTYGLLRRDAELLSGIDWSVAALDEAQNIKNASSATARAARALRASHRFALTGTPVENRLAELWSILDFANPGLLGPLEAFRRDFALPIERYGNDQAAARLRRIVGPFILRRLKSDPTIIQDLPQKHEMKVVCTLTREQATLYKAVVDEELRRIESSDGIERRGRVLALLMFTKQICNHPAQYLGERGPLPRRSGKLARTTEMLEEAVAAGDKALVFTQFREMGDQLVEHFGANLGCEVVFLHGGTPKKARDEMVRRFQEEPHGPRVFVLSVKAGGTGLNLTAANHVFHFDRWWNPAVEDQATDRAYRIGQKRAVQVHKLVCAGTVEEKIDRLLDQKRDLASKVVGGGEQWITELDGRELRDLFALSEGAVADGDDDDAGASVPVRPRTKARSARVRSEVRP